The following coding sequences lie in one Euhalothece natronophila Z-M001 genomic window:
- the sbcC gene encoding exonuclease subunit SbcC, producing the protein MIPKQLTLSNFLSYQQATLDFTGLHTACICGANGAGKSSLLEAITWTLWGKTRTASDEDVINTNGQEVQVDFRFQCNGETYRVIRKRRRGQSAGLELQVQQENGQFYSLTAKGVKATQQKINDLLKLDYDTFINSAYLRQGRADEFMMRSPSERKKVLAELLKLDQYQTLSEQARDTAKTFKGKVEQLEQNLTLTEEKIAEEKTTQTELDKINQDYQALQETQASDQSQLQHLKTLDSQRQSKQEQLDWYQQQEEIITKDCRDLQEKQTQLQQTLSQLSELLNQEETINKAYQTYLQLQEEEASLSKKFQTYQDLQQQRQQVKEDQQAVTNQLKLDVQRLETELENLASQEQSYQKTLQKEEEIKEALSQLQAARKRLQELDKLQEEVSPLMQRRQTLQLEIERESSRKQARLEQLEANREELREKLAQVPAMKQEYQEIEERLAELNKKQNYSQRIQEKKQEKQATKERLQESEKTYQKQLDELLKKLELLKNEEAVCPLCETPLDDDHKKRVTDKINHEHQSIAREKETIWEDLAKSQRELEKYHQEYEEITQELAVHDQLVARQAQVESQLDSTCDIHEEISNLNQEIKAIQESLEQQNYAQQWQAELQTIEQRLNEINYDEKSHAVARGEVERLRYAERKGEQLEEAKKELAKIGKRKPELESNLEAKKQEIAKKESELSENLNQIDAEIEELGYARSRHNEILNSLRESQNSQIQYQELQRAKADYPQREQELNETQKRLEKRQKEKQDYQQQKETLRQEMANIQDVRDQIKQLETKTQQQRQKLDSYLSKKGKLEEKLSYLQDLKSKYEASKEQLQTLKRKHTIYNELSQAFGKNGIQALMIENILPQLEAQTNYILSRLTGNQLHVQFLTQKASKGRSKKQTKLIDTLDIIIADTQGTRAYETYSGGEGFRINFAIRLALAKLLAQRAGTALQLLIIDEGFGTQDSEGCERLIAAINAIAPDFCCILAVTHMPQFKEAFQHRIEVTKTMEGSQLTLTS; encoded by the coding sequence ATGATTCCAAAACAACTCACTCTCTCCAACTTTCTCAGCTATCAACAAGCAACCCTTGATTTTACTGGACTTCATACTGCTTGTATTTGTGGTGCCAATGGTGCTGGGAAATCATCACTTTTAGAAGCAATTACTTGGACATTATGGGGAAAAACTCGCACTGCTTCTGATGAAGATGTGATTAATACGAATGGTCAAGAAGTACAAGTAGATTTTCGGTTTCAATGTAATGGCGAAACTTATCGCGTAATAAGGAAACGGCGACGAGGACAAAGTGCGGGTTTAGAATTACAGGTGCAACAAGAAAATGGTCAGTTTTATTCCTTGACAGCTAAAGGAGTAAAAGCTACTCAACAGAAAATTAATGATTTACTAAAATTAGATTACGATACTTTTATCAATTCTGCTTATTTACGTCAAGGACGTGCTGATGAGTTTATGATGCGTTCTCCTAGCGAACGGAAAAAAGTTTTAGCAGAACTCTTAAAATTAGATCAATATCAAACGCTATCTGAACAAGCAAGGGATACGGCTAAAACCTTTAAAGGAAAAGTAGAACAGTTAGAACAAAATTTAACACTGACTGAGGAAAAAATTGCAGAAGAAAAAACAACCCAGACAGAATTAGACAAAATTAATCAAGACTATCAAGCGTTACAGGAAACTCAAGCCTCTGATCAATCTCAGCTTCAGCATCTCAAAACTTTAGACTCCCAACGACAAAGCAAGCAAGAACAACTCGACTGGTATCAACAACAAGAAGAAATTATTACTAAAGACTGTCGTGATCTTCAAGAAAAGCAAACACAGCTTCAGCAAACTCTTTCTCAGTTAAGTGAACTATTAAACCAAGAAGAAACTATTAATAAAGCCTATCAAACTTATTTACAACTACAAGAAGAAGAAGCGAGTCTTTCTAAGAAATTTCAAACTTATCAAGATTTACAACAGCAACGTCAACAAGTTAAAGAAGATCAGCAAGCAGTTACTAATCAGTTAAAGTTAGATGTTCAACGTTTAGAAACCGAATTAGAAAACTTAGCAAGCCAAGAGCAATCTTATCAAAAAACGCTACAAAAAGAAGAAGAGATTAAGGAAGCCCTCAGTCAACTCCAAGCGGCGCGGAAACGATTGCAAGAACTGGATAAGTTACAAGAAGAAGTGTCTCCCCTCATGCAGCGCCGTCAAACCTTGCAATTAGAAATTGAACGGGAATCGTCTCGCAAACAAGCCCGTTTAGAACAATTAGAAGCAAATCGAGAGGAATTAAGAGAAAAACTAGCTCAAGTTCCTGCGATGAAACAAGAGTATCAGGAGATTGAGGAAAGATTAGCGGAATTAAATAAAAAACAGAATTATTCTCAACGGATTCAAGAGAAAAAACAAGAGAAACAGGCAACTAAGGAAAGATTACAAGAAAGTGAAAAAACATATCAAAAACAGCTTGATGAATTGCTTAAAAAATTAGAACTGCTTAAAAATGAGGAAGCAGTTTGTCCGTTGTGTGAAACCCCTTTAGATGACGATCATAAAAAACGGGTTACTGATAAAATTAATCATGAACATCAGTCAATTGCAAGGGAAAAGGAAACAATTTGGGAAGATTTAGCGAAATCTCAGCGAGAGTTAGAAAAGTATCATCAAGAGTACGAGGAAATTACCCAAGAATTAGCCGTTCATGATCAGTTAGTGGCAAGACAAGCCCAAGTAGAGTCACAGCTAGATAGCACTTGTGATATTCATGAAGAAATCTCAAATTTAAATCAAGAAATTAAAGCAATTCAAGAGAGTTTAGAACAGCAAAATTATGCTCAACAATGGCAAGCGGAATTACAAACTATAGAACAGCGACTTAATGAGATCAATTATGATGAAAAAAGTCATGCTGTAGCAAGAGGAGAGGTGGAACGCTTACGGTATGCTGAACGGAAAGGGGAACAGTTAGAAGAGGCAAAAAAGGAGTTAGCTAAAATTGGAAAACGCAAACCAGAGTTAGAAAGTAATCTGGAGGCTAAAAAACAAGAAATTGCTAAAAAAGAATCGGAATTAAGTGAAAATTTAAACCAAATTGATGCAGAAATAGAAGAATTAGGCTATGCGCGATCGCGCCATAATGAAATACTCAATTCTTTAAGAGAATCCCAAAATAGCCAAATCCAATATCAAGAATTGCAACGAGCAAAAGCTGACTATCCTCAACGAGAACAAGAACTCAATGAAACTCAAAAACGTCTTGAAAAACGACAAAAAGAAAAACAAGACTATCAGCAACAAAAAGAAACTTTACGCCAAGAAATGGCAAATATTCAAGATGTTCGTGATCAAATTAAACAATTAGAAACTAAAACTCAGCAACAACGCCAAAAACTTGATTCCTATCTTTCCAAAAAAGGGAAGCTAGAGGAAAAACTAAGCTATCTCCAAGACTTAAAAAGCAAATATGAAGCCTCAAAAGAGCAATTACAAACTCTCAAACGCAAACATACGATTTATAACGAACTTTCCCAAGCCTTTGGAAAAAATGGCATTCAAGCCCTGATGATTGAAAACATCTTACCGCAACTAGAAGCGCAAACCAATTACATCTTAAGTCGTCTGACGGGGAATCAACTTCATGTGCAGTTTTTAACTCAAAAAGCAAGTAAAGGGCGATCTAAGAAGCAAACTAAATTAATTGATACCCTTGATATTATTATTGCTGATACTCAAGGAACAAGGGCTTATGAAACTTATTCAGGGGGTGAGGGATTTCGGATTAATTTTGCCATTCGGTTAGCTTTAGCGAAACTATTAGCCCAACGCGCTGGAACTGCCTTACAATTACTAATTATAGATGAAGGATTTGGGACACAAGATAGCGAAGGATGTGAACGTTTAATTGCCGCTATTAACGCGATCGCGCCTGATTTTTGTTGTATTCTAGCAGTTACCCATATGCCTCAATTTAAAGAAGCCTTCCAACACCGCATTGAAGTTACTAAAACTATGGAAGGATCACAGCTTACCTTAACCTCTTAA
- a CDS encoding Hsp70 family protein has protein sequence MTEGANYAIDFGTSNTVITRWNATTEEAEVVLLSGISQQLPNNPPLIPSLLYVEEANDQKVVVGQAVRDRALDVKSDPRFFRSFKRGIAAPVQGFLPELDGKTVTFEQAGEWFLRALTQQLQQEAKTDIESLVLTVPVDSFEAYRNWLTQVCSNLEAKQIRLLDESTAAALGYGTAQQQVLLVIDFGGGTVDFSLVQLNLGEEGKQPLGFILKWGDKLLGEKSSQKVKTARVYGKAGANLGGSDIDDWLVDYFVKTQGIEKSALTTRLAERLKVQLSSQEEAEEVYFDETTLDTLELKLKRDQLEEILQEHQFFAQLDDLMTQVLQQGRRNGIEASEIQSVLLVGGSVQIPAVQNWLQGYFEESKIKCDRPFSAIASGALQLSQGLELKDFLYHSYGVRYWNYRENKHSWHPIIKAGQPYPMTTPVELTLGASVDNQPSIELVIGELGSENTGRTEVYFDGNRLVTKTIEDEETNVIPLNEDAKTIANLNPPGSPGRDRVKIKFWVDQQRSLKITVEDLLTQQILLQDQIVTELS, from the coding sequence ATGACGGAAGGTGCAAACTACGCGATCGACTTTGGAACGAGTAACACTGTAATTACTCGTTGGAATGCAACCACAGAAGAAGCAGAGGTAGTTCTTCTCTCGGGAATCTCTCAACAGTTACCGAATAATCCGCCGTTGATTCCTAGTTTACTCTATGTGGAAGAGGCAAATGATCAGAAAGTGGTGGTTGGTCAAGCGGTGCGCGATCGCGCTTTGGATGTTAAGTCAGACCCCCGTTTCTTTCGTAGCTTTAAGAGAGGAATTGCTGCCCCGGTACAAGGTTTTCTCCCAGAATTAGACGGCAAAACTGTAACGTTTGAACAAGCAGGAGAATGGTTTTTAAGGGCGTTAACCCAACAACTGCAACAGGAAGCAAAAACGGACATTGAATCATTGGTGTTAACCGTTCCCGTTGATAGTTTTGAAGCCTATCGCAACTGGTTAACTCAAGTTTGTAGCAATCTAGAGGCAAAGCAAATTCGTCTCCTAGATGAATCTACAGCAGCAGCGTTAGGCTATGGAACCGCCCAGCAACAGGTTTTACTTGTGATTGACTTTGGTGGGGGAACGGTTGATTTTTCTCTAGTGCAATTAAACTTAGGAGAGGAAGGAAAACAGCCTCTTGGTTTTATTTTGAAATGGGGAGATAAGTTATTAGGGGAAAAGTCGTCTCAGAAAGTGAAAACAGCGCGAGTCTATGGGAAAGCAGGGGCAAATTTAGGAGGGAGTGATATTGATGATTGGTTAGTTGATTATTTTGTGAAAACCCAAGGAATTGAAAAGTCAGCATTAACCACACGTTTAGCAGAACGGTTAAAGGTACAGCTATCTTCGCAGGAGGAAGCCGAAGAAGTCTATTTTGATGAGACAACTTTAGATACCCTAGAGTTAAAATTAAAGCGCGATCAGTTAGAGGAGATTTTACAAGAGCATCAATTTTTCGCACAACTCGATGATTTGATGACTCAAGTCTTGCAACAAGGACGACGCAATGGGATTGAAGCTTCAGAAATTCAGTCCGTTTTATTAGTAGGGGGAAGCGTCCAAATTCCAGCAGTGCAAAACTGGTTACAAGGGTATTTTGAGGAAAGTAAAATTAAGTGTGATCGTCCTTTCAGCGCGATCGCGTCAGGAGCTTTACAATTAAGTCAAGGGTTAGAATTAAAAGATTTTCTCTATCACAGCTACGGCGTTCGCTATTGGAATTATCGAGAAAATAAACACAGTTGGCATCCTATTATTAAAGCAGGACAACCCTATCCCATGACAACCCCTGTCGAATTAACCCTTGGCGCTTCTGTGGATAATCAGCCTAGTATTGAATTAGTAATTGGAGAATTAGGGTCAGAAAATACAGGGCGTACAGAGGTCTATTTTGATGGTAATCGTTTGGTGACAAAAACAATAGAAGATGAAGAAACTAATGTCATTCCTTTAAATGAAGATGCAAAAACTATTGCTAATTTAAATCCTCCAGGAAGCCCAGGGCGCGATCGCGTTAAAATTAAATTTTGGGTTGACCAACAGCGATCTTTAAAAATTACTGTCGAAGATTTGCTCACCCAGCAGATATTATTACAAGACCAAATTGTTACCGAACTAAGTTAA
- a CDS encoding ABC transporter ATP-binding protein → MAKVALKDVSRYYGNTSAIADISLTIEDGQFCVLVGRSGCGKSTLLRTIAGLEAVSQGSIYINDRRVNDLPARNRDVAMVFQNYALYPHFTVAENLGFGLKMRKTDKKTINQQVKTIAQSLGIAHLLQRKPKQLSGGQQQRVALGRAIIRQPQAFLLDEPLSNLDTQLREETRAELKRLHQELKITTIYVTHDQVEAMTLAEKLVVLDEGKIQQIGSPEEVYNNPANMMVAGFLGNPPMNLIKAQYQDGELQIGKQTVSIPENLNNHQLSHQNKVYLGIRPEAISDISSSEMPDMAKLTLQIELIEPLGRETLLRGKIPETEEVINFFVSGTWSGKPKDQLTVAVDLKQVFIFNEINGERIV, encoded by the coding sequence ATGGCAAAAGTAGCCTTAAAAGATGTATCTAGGTATTATGGAAACACGAGCGCGATCGCCGATATATCGCTCACCATTGAAGATGGACAGTTTTGTGTTTTAGTTGGACGCTCTGGTTGTGGCAAATCCACCCTTTTAAGAACCATAGCCGGTTTAGAAGCGGTTAGCCAAGGGAGCATTTACATCAATGATCGTCGCGTCAATGACTTACCAGCACGAAATCGAGATGTTGCCATGGTCTTCCAAAACTATGCCCTCTACCCTCACTTTACCGTTGCTGAAAACTTGGGCTTCGGCTTAAAGATGCGGAAAACGGACAAAAAAACCATTAATCAACAAGTGAAAACCATCGCTCAATCTCTAGGTATTGCCCATCTCCTGCAACGTAAACCGAAACAACTTTCTGGAGGGCAACAACAGCGAGTTGCACTAGGACGCGCTATTATTCGGCAACCTCAGGCTTTTTTATTAGATGAACCCCTCTCTAACCTCGATACTCAACTACGAGAAGAAACTCGTGCTGAACTGAAACGCTTGCATCAAGAACTTAAAATCACTACCATTTACGTTACCCATGATCAAGTTGAAGCCATGACCCTAGCAGAAAAATTAGTGGTACTAGATGAAGGAAAAATTCAGCAGATTGGGAGCCCAGAAGAGGTATATAATAATCCAGCTAATATGATGGTTGCTGGTTTCTTAGGAAACCCTCCCATGAATTTAATTAAGGCTCAATACCAAGATGGGGAATTACAAATTGGGAAGCAAACTGTTTCTATTCCTGAAAACTTAAATAACCACCAGTTGTCTCATCAAAATAAAGTATATTTGGGAATTCGTCCTGAAGCTATTTCAGATATTTCTTCCTCTGAAATGCCTGATATGGCAAAATTAACCCTGCAAATTGAACTCATAGAACCCTTAGGGCGTGAAACGTTACTTAGAGGGAAAATTCCAGAAACAGAAGAAGTCATTAATTTTTTTGTTTCTGGAACTTGGTCAGGAAAACCGAAAGACCAGTTAACTGTTGCAGTAGATTTAAAGCAGGTCTTTATTTTTAACGAAATTAATGGTGAGAGAATAGTATAA
- a CDS encoding DUF3326 domain-containing protein codes for MSQRPFTVVMMVPTGIGASIGGYAGDALPVARAIAQISDRLITHPNVLNGAQLYWSLPNLYYVEGYGLDRFAANQWGLRPVHQNRVGLIFDQGIEADLQLRHRQAAEAVKTTLGVNIGDYVVTDSPLNVQLRTANSGASWGTIGQPDSLLRAAETLIEKGNVSAIAVIARFPDDPESEALANYRQGKGVDALAGTEAIISHLIVREFQIPCAHAPALSPLPPDPNLSPRAAAEELGYTFLPCVLVGLSRAPQFVKSNLLSPSDITAKDVDAVVIPANAAGGSAIINFSQFSSSIIAVEDNQTTMEVAPESLGIKSIRVNSYLEALGVLVAQRGGINPDALRVSVSSLCRLN; via the coding sequence GTGTCACAACGTCCATTTACAGTGGTTATGATGGTTCCCACTGGGATTGGTGCTAGCATTGGTGGGTATGCTGGGGATGCTTTACCTGTTGCTCGCGCGATCGCGCAGATCAGTGATCGCCTCATTACCCATCCCAATGTTCTCAATGGCGCACAATTATATTGGTCACTGCCTAATTTATATTACGTGGAAGGCTATGGCTTAGATCGCTTTGCCGCCAATCAGTGGGGATTACGCCCTGTGCATCAAAATCGAGTGGGGTTAATTTTTGATCAAGGGATCGAAGCCGATTTACAATTACGGCACAGGCAAGCAGCAGAAGCCGTTAAAACAACCCTTGGCGTGAATATCGGTGACTATGTGGTAACAGATAGCCCCTTAAATGTGCAACTACGAACCGCTAATTCTGGGGCTAGTTGGGGAACCATTGGACAGCCCGATAGTTTATTACGAGCAGCCGAAACTTTAATTGAGAAAGGAAACGTTAGCGCGATCGCGGTTATTGCCCGTTTTCCTGATGATCCTGAATCAGAAGCCCTAGCCAACTATCGACAAGGCAAAGGAGTTGATGCCCTGGCTGGCACTGAAGCCATTATTTCCCATCTCATTGTACGAGAATTTCAAATTCCTTGCGCCCATGCCCCGGCATTAAGTCCCCTTCCCCCTGATCCAAATCTTTCTCCTCGCGCTGCCGCCGAAGAATTAGGCTATACCTTTCTTCCCTGTGTATTAGTGGGATTATCTCGCGCCCCCCAATTTGTCAAATCTAACCTTTTATCTCCCTCTGATATCACCGCCAAAGATGTTGATGCTGTAGTCATTCCAGCGAACGCGGCTGGGGGAAGTGCCATTATTAATTTTAGTCAATTCTCCAGTTCAATTATCGCAGTGGAAGACAACCAAACTACAATGGAAGTAGCCCCTGAATCGCTTGGGATCAAATCCATTCGAGTAAATTCTTACTTAGAAGCGTTAGGGGTACTGGTGGCTCAACGTGGCGGGATTAATCCTGATGCGTTGCGTGTTTCTGTATCGTCTTTGTGTCGCTTAAATTAA
- the ltrA gene encoding group II intron reverse transcriptase/maturase encodes MLFTTNVTLENHAECWHSLDWRKANRVVRNLRRRIFRATREGNLKKVRSLQKLLLKSFSNLVLAIRRCTQENQGKRTAGIDGRIALSPKERWELVCELQVLNDTIASPTRRIQIPKPNGKKRPLGIPIVTDRIRQAVVKSALEPHWEAKFEPSSYGFRPGRSPHDALARVKDLTKQSPQGLPPKKQWIVDADIKGCFDNIDHQHLMGVIGNFPARKLINSWLKAGYVEKGNFHPTDEGTPQGGVISPLLANISLHGLENALGVKWMVRKGNTKSGIYATLARSKRAVIRFADDFIILCESEEDAKSAKEEANAFLSERGLHLSEEKTKICHLNDGFDYLGFHVHRYPDKQKDSEYITLITPSADKVKETRQQLREIWLQAKGKPTEWIIQKLNPIIRGKANYWNKVSSSKVFQELDNYIFRRECCFINRQHPTKPKYWKKERYYGRFNLNRPDSKWYFGSKTNGMYLIQFSEFNIEYHKAVPYDYTPYNPDPVVQEHFKKKNHSEATKLNKRNQRLANKQGYKCPHCGESLFNGEPYDVHHRVPKKDGGSDKISNLVILHRECHKATHHG; translated from the coding sequence ATGTTGTTTACAACAAACGTAACTCTTGAAAATCATGCGGAATGCTGGCACAGTCTCGACTGGCGCAAAGCTAACCGTGTGGTTCGGAATCTGAGGCGACGGATATTCAGAGCTACCCGTGAAGGCAACCTGAAAAAGGTTCGTAGTTTACAGAAGCTGTTGCTCAAGTCTTTCTCCAATCTGGTGTTAGCCATAAGGCGATGCACTCAAGAGAATCAAGGCAAACGCACAGCAGGAATCGACGGTCGAATTGCCCTGAGTCCGAAAGAACGGTGGGAACTTGTCTGTGAGTTACAGGTTCTAAATGACACCATTGCGTCACCCACCCGACGGATTCAGATACCTAAACCGAATGGCAAAAAGCGTCCTCTAGGTATCCCTATCGTGACCGACCGCATTCGACAAGCGGTTGTAAAGTCTGCTCTCGAACCTCACTGGGAGGCTAAGTTTGAACCGTCTTCATACGGTTTCAGACCTGGAAGGAGTCCACACGATGCACTTGCACGGGTAAAAGACCTAACCAAACAAAGCCCACAGGGTTTACCCCCTAAGAAACAGTGGATAGTAGATGCTGACATTAAGGGATGCTTTGATAATATCGACCACCAGCACCTAATGGGAGTCATAGGCAACTTCCCTGCAAGGAAGTTAATCAATTCATGGCTCAAGGCAGGATACGTTGAGAAAGGAAACTTTCATCCTACCGATGAGGGAACACCCCAAGGCGGAGTCATCAGCCCTCTGTTAGCCAATATCAGCTTACACGGTTTGGAAAACGCACTAGGTGTTAAATGGATGGTTCGGAAGGGTAATACAAAGAGCGGTATATACGCCACCCTTGCTCGCTCAAAACGAGCTGTTATCAGATTTGCAGATGACTTCATAATCCTATGTGAATCAGAGGAAGACGCAAAATCAGCCAAAGAGGAAGCCAACGCATTCTTATCCGAGCGAGGACTCCATCTCTCTGAAGAAAAGACAAAAATCTGTCACCTCAATGATGGATTCGATTACTTAGGGTTTCATGTCCACAGGTATCCTGATAAGCAAAAGGATAGTGAATATATTACCCTTATCACCCCTAGTGCTGATAAAGTTAAGGAGACAAGACAACAACTCAGAGAGATTTGGCTACAGGCAAAAGGCAAACCTACAGAATGGATAATACAAAAACTAAACCCCATAATCAGGGGTAAGGCTAATTACTGGAACAAGGTTAGTAGCTCCAAAGTATTCCAAGAACTGGATAATTATATTTTCAGAAGGGAATGTTGCTTTATTAACAGACAGCACCCCACCAAGCCTAAATACTGGAAAAAAGAACGCTACTACGGGAGATTTAACCTTAATCGACCTGACAGCAAATGGTACTTTGGTAGTAAAACGAATGGAATGTATCTAATACAATTCTCTGAGTTCAATATAGAATACCATAAAGCAGTACCATACGATTATACTCCTTACAACCCCGACCCAGTAGTTCAAGAACACTTTAAGAAGAAAAACCATTCTGAGGCGACTAAATTAAATAAAAGGAATCAAAGGTTAGCCAATAAACAGGGTTACAAATGCCCTCACTGCGGTGAATCTCTATTCAATGGAGAGCCTTACGATGTTCATCATCGTGTTCCTAAAAAAGATGGCGGTAGCGATAAAATCTCTAATTTGGTGATACTCCATCGTGAATGCCACAAAGCAACTCACCACGGGTAG
- a CDS encoding phycobiliprotein lyase yields the protein MKSQPNALSIQTKPLIAQFFRTTAGQWHSQRRYYTLPEGKTKEVTSEIWVEFLEPGSKELVELEKLHYFTSETLICGAKVSWQSTDDSTGRKQSEDSTLFGALGNTLYRDRGFAIATPVTADFYFPNPKTLCLRTEYNGSVFEEELKLISDRYRTRQTIISRAGEEIMIGQYLEKRLA from the coding sequence GTGAAATCACAACCCAACGCGTTATCAATCCAAACCAAACCTTTAATCGCCCAGTTTTTCCGTACCACAGCAGGGCAATGGCATTCTCAACGCCGTTATTACACTCTACCTGAGGGAAAAACAAAAGAAGTTACCAGTGAGATTTGGGTAGAGTTTTTAGAACCGGGATCTAAAGAATTAGTGGAGTTAGAAAAACTCCATTATTTCACCTCAGAAACCCTCATTTGTGGGGCAAAGGTGAGTTGGCAAAGTACCGATGACAGCACAGGGCGCAAACAGTCGGAGGATTCCACCTTATTTGGGGCTTTAGGAAATACCCTTTATCGCGATCGCGGTTTTGCCATTGCCACCCCAGTTACTGCTGACTTTTACTTTCCCAATCCCAAAACTCTCTGTTTGCGGACAGAATACAACGGTTCAGTGTTTGAAGAAGAATTAAAGTTAATCAGCGACCGTTATCGCACTCGTCAGACCATTATCTCCCGTGCCGGGGAAGAAATTATGATTGGTCAATATCTAGAAAAACGATTGGCTTAG